In Candida orthopsilosis Co 90-125, chromosome 4 draft sequence, a single genomic region encodes these proteins:
- a CDS encoding Trx1 thioredoxin (involved in response to reactive oxygen species), whose product MVKVVKSAAEFQQALKFVGLTVVDFYATWCGPCKMIAPLLEKFSTEYSNVNFIKVDVDESGDIAQQYEVSSMPTLIFFKNGEIVQKVIGANPSAIKQAIASNA is encoded by the coding sequence ATGGTTAAAGTTGTTAAATCTGCTGCTGAATTCCAACAAGCTTTAAAATTCGTTGGTCTTACCGTCGTTGACTTTTACGCTACTTGGTGTGGTCCATGTAAAATGATTGCTCCATTATTGGAGAAATTCAGCACTGAATACTCCAATGTTAACTTTATCAAAGTcgatgttgatgaatcagGTGACATTGCTCAACAATATGAAGTCTCCTCTATGCcaactttgattttcttcaagaacggagaaattgttcaaaaagttATTGGTGCTAACCCATCAGCTATCAAACAAGCAATTGCTTCTAACGCTTAG